The Cyanobacterium sp. T60_A2020_053 genome includes the window TGTTGGATGGGGATTTGTTGTTGTTTTACTTCTAGGTTAACTTTTTCTTGTCCCTCAAATTTAATTTTCATATTGCTAAACAATGATTTACTTTCCTTCCTTAATTTTATGTTACATTTCTTAATACCGCACTTGAGTACCTTTTATCTTACCTTGAGTGGAGATAAATTAATAGATTTTTTAAATTAATTGACAATGGACAATGGATAATTGAAAGTTATTGAGCAGAATTTATTTATGTATGAATATAGAAAACAATTATTTGACTAAAATTAAAACAGGATTAAAATTCTTTGTTTTAACTGTTGGTGTTCTTTTAACTTTATGTCCTCTTTTTATAGTTTTATATACTTCTTTAATTGATAATCAGGGTAATTTTACTTTTAATTATTATCAACAAGTATGGGAAAAAGGTAATTTTATTATTGCTTTCTTAAATTCTGCATTGGTTGCCATCAGTGTTACAGCTATACAAATTATTACTTCTGCTTTAGCTGGATATGCTTTAGCTAGATTAAAGTTTAGAGGAAAAAATTTAATTTTATTGCTAATAATAGCAACCTTAGTAATTCCAATTCAACTGTTAGTAATACCTATATTTTTAATTCTGAAATATGCTAATTTAATTAATACTTACTGGGCATTAATTTTACCTACTGCGGCCAATGGGTTTGGTATTTTTTTAATGAGACAATATTTTACTACTATACCTATTGAATTGGAAGAGGCAGGGGCGCTGGATGGTGCCAATCGTGGGCAAATTATTTGGTATATTCTTCTACCCCTTGCAAAACCTGCCGTAATTACTCTTTTTCTCTTTACTTTTA containing:
- a CDS encoding carbohydrate ABC transporter permease, with the protein product MNIENNYLTKIKTGLKFFVLTVGVLLTLCPLFIVLYTSLIDNQGNFTFNYYQQVWEKGNFIIAFLNSALVAISVTAIQIITSALAGYALARLKFRGKNLILLLIIATLVIPIQLLVIPIFLILKYANLINTYWALILPTAANGFGIFLMRQYFTTIPIELEEAGALDGANRGQIIWYILLPLAKPAVITLFLFTFIGEWNDLFKPLVFTTNPNLTTVQLTLASFQEQFTSDWSLLMAGVVLVTLPVIILFIIGQKQFIQGIGTTGMKN